A single region of the Streptomyces sp. NBC_01803 genome encodes:
- a CDS encoding alpha/beta hydrolase, with protein sequence MRQLLPGAEPFTHDGSPTGVLLCHGFTGSPQSLRPWAEHLAAQGLTVSLPLLPGHGTRWEDLQRTGWQDWYATVDREVRELSLRCERVFVCGMSMGGALALRLAARHGAAVSGLGLVNPAITFPRLQGYALPVVRHLVPSTRGLISDIAKEGVQESGYERVPLHAAYSVRALFALVRGELAQVTQPLLLMRSRVDHIVPPTDSAAVLASVSSADVTERVLESSYHVATLDHDAERIFQETDAFITRLATRKTARDGT encoded by the coding sequence ATGCGACAGCTTCTTCCCGGGGCCGAGCCCTTCACACACGACGGTTCACCGACAGGCGTTCTCCTCTGTCACGGTTTCACCGGCTCCCCTCAGTCCCTCCGCCCCTGGGCCGAGCACCTCGCCGCCCAGGGCCTCACCGTGTCGCTGCCGCTCCTGCCGGGCCACGGCACGCGCTGGGAGGACCTGCAACGCACCGGCTGGCAGGACTGGTACGCCACCGTCGACCGGGAGGTGCGCGAGCTGTCGCTGCGCTGCGAACGGGTCTTCGTGTGCGGCATGTCCATGGGCGGCGCCCTGGCGCTGCGGCTCGCCGCCCGGCACGGGGCAGCCGTCAGCGGGCTCGGGCTGGTCAATCCGGCGATCACATTTCCACGGCTCCAGGGCTACGCGCTGCCGGTGGTCCGGCATCTGGTGCCCAGCACGCGGGGGCTGATCTCCGACATCGCCAAGGAGGGCGTCCAGGAGTCGGGGTACGAGCGGGTTCCGCTGCACGCCGCGTACTCCGTACGCGCCCTTTTCGCGCTGGTGCGGGGCGAACTGGCCCAGGTGACACAGCCGTTGCTGCTGATGCGCAGCCGGGTGGACCATATCGTGCCGCCCACCGACTCGGCGGCCGTGCTGGCGTCGGTGTCCTCGGCCGATGTGACCGAGCGGGTCCTCGAATCGAGCTATCACGTGGCCACCCTGGACCACGACGCGGAGCGTATCTTTCAGGAGACGGACGCCTTCATCACCCGCCTCGCGACAAGGAAGACTGCCCGTGACGGAACGTGA